A section of the Rattus norvegicus strain BN/NHsdMcwi chromosome 15, GRCr8, whole genome shotgun sequence genome encodes:
- the Fam3d gene encoding protein FAM3D isoform X3, which yields MLHPVLIDTPKFKCGLSKSCLNNFFAFKISSGAANVVGPSMCFEDEIIMSPVRNNVGRGLNIALVNGTTGRVIRKASFDMYSGEPQPLLDFLTEIPDSTLVLVASYDDPGTKMNDKIKTLFTNLGSSYAKQLGFRDSWVFVGAKDLRSKSPYEQFLKNNPETNKYEGWPELLELEGCVPKKVM from the exons acaccccCAAGTTCAAGTGTGGGCTCAGCAAGAGCTGCCTGAACAACTTCTTCGCATTTAAAATCAGCAGTGGAGCTGCCAACGtagtgggtccctccatgtgcttTGAAGATGAAAT TATCATGAGTCCTGTGCGAAACAATGTGGGCAGAGGCCTGAACATCGCTCTGGTGAACG GAACTACCGGACGTGTGATAAGAAAGGCCAGCTTTGACATGTACTCTGGAG aACCCCAACCCCTGCTGGACTTCCTCACAGAAATTCCAGATAGCACCCTGGTGCTGGTAGCCTCCTATGATGACCCAGGGACCAA AATGAACGACAAAATCAAGACGCTCTTCACCAACCTGGGGAGTTCCTACGCCAAGCAGCTGGGCTTCCGGGACAGCTGGGTCTTTGTGGGTGCTAAAGACCTCAGGAGTAAAAGCCCGTATGAGCAG TTCTTAAAGAACAATCCAGAGACAAACAAATATGAAGGATGGCCGGAGTTACTAGAACTGGAGGGTTGTGTTCCAAAGAAAGTAATGTAG
- the Fam3d gene encoding protein FAM3D isoform X5, which translates to MCFEDEIIMSPVRNNVGRGLNIALVNGTTGRVIRKASFDMYSGEPQPLLDFLTEIPDSTLVLVASYDDPGTKMNDKIKTLFTNLGSSYAKQLGFRDSWVFVGAKDLRSKSPYEQFLKNNPETNKYEGWPELLELEGCVPKKVM; encoded by the exons atgtgcttTGAAGATGAAAT TATCATGAGTCCTGTGCGAAACAATGTGGGCAGAGGCCTGAACATCGCTCTGGTGAACG GAACTACCGGACGTGTGATAAGAAAGGCCAGCTTTGACATGTACTCTGGAG aACCCCAACCCCTGCTGGACTTCCTCACAGAAATTCCAGATAGCACCCTGGTGCTGGTAGCCTCCTATGATGACCCAGGGACCAA AATGAACGACAAAATCAAGACGCTCTTCACCAACCTGGGGAGTTCCTACGCCAAGCAGCTGGGCTTCCGGGACAGCTGGGTCTTTGTGGGTGCTAAAGACCTCAGGAGTAAAAGCCCGTATGAGCAG TTCTTAAAGAACAATCCAGAGACAAACAAATATGAAGGATGGCCGGAGTTACTAGAACTGGAGGGTTGTGTTCCAAAGAAAGTAATGTAG